From a single Bacillus pseudomycoides DSM 12442 genomic region:
- a CDS encoding YczI family protein has product MLTLLRIVFGLISSFLAIYSLITDTFEFMSLMTLFMGLMFLMFGLSDLKENRKASAYTFFLASGFIIFVAIYTFIFLHAYT; this is encoded by the coding sequence TTGCTGACATTATTAAGAATTGTATTCGGATTAATTAGTTCCTTTTTAGCTATATATAGTTTAATAACTGATACATTTGAATTCATGTCTCTTATGACCTTATTTATGGGGTTAATGTTTTTAATGTTCGGTCTTTCTGATTTAAAAGAAAATCGAAAAGCTTCAGCATATACATTTTTTTTAGCATCAGGATTTATTATATTTGTTGCAATCTATACTTTCATTTTTTTACATGCATATACATAG
- a CDS encoding condensation domain-containing protein, whose translation SHPFKSGERLYYTGDKASYLPDGDLRFHGRMDDQVKIRGFRIELGEVEATLQAHLSVKEVVVLVREDHPGDKRLVAYVVGEGSVNEWREHLKTHLPNYMVPAHFVEMAFLPLTPNGKLDLKALPVPDEPSTENTVYPRTPMEELIASVWSQVLGIENIGVQDSFFDRGGHSLLATQVVSRLKEALQIELLVRELFEYSTVEALAKRLDQLRKGDKIREIPPLMPMERGEAISLSYAQQRLWFIDQFTPNSTLYNIPMVCRLTGNWVPKALETGWNQLIERHESLRTVFHEMDGHPVQQIQPYAFRFLPQIDLTTLSSEERESVMEKWIQNEAEAPFDLGQGPLIRGQIVQIAEEEWILLCTMHHIISDGWSMEILLQEWMAFYEEAVGGKPAELAPLPVQYADFAQWQREWMKEEVLDQQLAYWKEELSGELPVLMLPMDRPRSAVQTHRGSTHTVLLSRSLRDKLNELSRQEESTLFMTLLASYQSFLARYTGQSDILVGSPIANRNYREIEGLIGFFVNTLVYRADLSGAPTFQELLSQVRTKALKAYEYQDVPFEKIVDVIQPERSTSHSPIFQTMFTLQNTQQELPELHGRSLEAMESHTSIAKFDLSLSAAEVEEGLFLCFNYKNDLFDVVTIRRMAEHFENWLNEIVEHPDKSLTKLTMLSELEKQLLEEWNDNAVAYPRESVIHKLFEDQVDRTPDTVAVVDENQQLTYRELNEKANQLAHYLQKCGIGTESLVGLCFQRSVEMIVGLMGILKAGAAYVPLDPSYPESRLRYILEDTGIQVLVTSEALVGWIPEEIEAVCLDRDQAMISRESILSPICEVTGENLAYVIYTSGSTGNPKGVMVEHHNVIRLFKSTECWYQFDEKDTWTLFHSYAFDFSVWEIWGALLYGGRLVVVPYWISRSPKDFYQLLVKEKVTVLNQTPSAFRQLIQVCEQEDENKNLHLRYVIFGGEALDPTSLLPWFQRYGEQNTQLINMYGITETTVHVTYYPITQDDVKHSSRSNIGKRIP comes from the coding sequence TTTCGCATCCGTTTAAGTCAGGGGAACGTCTCTATTACACTGGGGACAAAGCAAGTTATCTGCCTGACGGTGATCTCCGGTTCCATGGTCGTATGGATGACCAAGTAAAAATTCGTGGTTTCCGGATTGAACTGGGAGAAGTTGAAGCAACTTTGCAGGCGCATTTGTCTGTAAAAGAAGTTGTTGTACTGGTAAGAGAGGATCATCCAGGAGACAAACGATTGGTAGCTTATGTAGTTGGTGAAGGAAGTGTAAATGAATGGCGGGAGCATCTGAAAACACATTTACCGAATTACATGGTTCCGGCACACTTTGTCGAGATGGCATTTTTACCACTCACACCGAATGGAAAACTCGATTTAAAAGCATTGCCTGTACCTGATGAACCATCTACTGAAAATACTGTATACCCACGAACTCCGATGGAAGAACTCATTGCATCGGTATGGAGTCAAGTGCTAGGCATAGAAAATATTGGTGTCCAGGATTCCTTCTTCGATCGAGGTGGCCACTCGTTGCTCGCTACCCAAGTTGTATCTCGGTTAAAAGAGGCATTACAAATCGAACTGTTAGTACGTGAACTGTTTGAGTATTCAACAGTAGAGGCGTTGGCGAAGCGACTGGATCAATTGCGTAAAGGAGACAAAATACGAGAAATTCCACCGCTTATGCCGATGGAACGGGGAGAAGCCATTTCGCTCTCTTATGCCCAACAGCGCCTGTGGTTCATTGACCAATTCACGCCTAATAGTACACTTTATAATATACCGATGGTATGCCGTCTTACAGGGAATTGGGTACCCAAAGCATTGGAGACGGGATGGAATCAGCTGATAGAGCGTCATGAATCTTTGCGAACGGTGTTCCATGAAATGGATGGTCATCCTGTGCAGCAGATTCAACCATATGCTTTCCGGTTCCTTCCCCAAATAGATCTAACTACGCTTTCCTCCGAAGAGAGAGAAAGCGTAATGGAAAAATGGATCCAAAACGAAGCCGAAGCGCCATTTGACTTAGGACAAGGTCCGTTGATCCGTGGGCAAATCGTGCAAATCGCAGAAGAAGAATGGATTCTTCTTTGTACCATGCATCATATTATCTCGGATGGCTGGTCGATGGAAATCTTGCTCCAAGAATGGATGGCATTCTATGAAGAAGCGGTTGGTGGAAAACCAGCAGAACTCGCACCATTACCGGTTCAATATGCCGACTTTGCCCAATGGCAAAGGGAATGGATGAAAGAAGAAGTACTTGATCAGCAGCTTGCATATTGGAAGGAAGAGCTGTCTGGCGAGTTACCAGTCTTAATGTTGCCGATGGATCGTCCTCGTTCTGCGGTGCAAACCCATCGTGGATCGACACACACTGTGTTGTTGTCACGCTCGTTACGCGACAAACTGAACGAACTTAGTCGTCAAGAAGAGTCGACGCTCTTCATGACCTTACTGGCATCGTATCAAAGCTTCCTCGCTCGTTATACAGGACAATCGGATATTCTTGTCGGAAGCCCGATTGCAAACCGGAATTATCGTGAGATTGAAGGGTTGATTGGTTTCTTCGTCAACACGTTGGTTTATCGGGCTGATCTGAGTGGCGCACCGACATTCCAAGAGTTGTTGTCTCAGGTGCGGACAAAAGCATTGAAGGCGTATGAATACCAAGATGTTCCGTTTGAAAAGATTGTAGATGTCATACAACCCGAGCGAAGTACAAGTCATTCTCCGATCTTCCAAACCATGTTTACCTTGCAAAACACGCAACAAGAGCTTCCAGAGCTTCATGGAAGAAGTTTAGAAGCGATGGAAAGTCATACTTCGATCGCCAAGTTTGATTTGAGTTTAAGCGCCGCAGAGGTGGAAGAGGGTTTATTCCTTTGTTTTAACTATAAGAATGATTTATTTGACGTTGTAACGATCAGACGTATGGCTGAGCATTTTGAAAATTGGTTGAATGAAATCGTGGAACATCCCGATAAATCACTGACGAAGTTGACGATGCTATCGGAATTAGAGAAGCAATTACTGGAAGAGTGGAATGATAATGCTGTAGCGTATCCACGTGAGAGTGTGATCCATAAACTGTTTGAAGATCAAGTGGATCGTACACCTGACACGGTGGCGGTGGTGGATGAAAATCAGCAGTTGACGTATCGAGAGCTGAATGAGAAAGCAAACCAATTGGCCCATTATCTCCAGAAATGTGGGATTGGGACCGAGTCATTGGTCGGTCTCTGCTTCCAGCGTTCAGTTGAGATGATTGTTGGTCTCATGGGGATCTTGAAAGCTGGGGCAGCCTATGTTCCATTGGATCCATCGTATCCAGAAAGTCGTCTACGATATATTCTGGAGGACACAGGGATTCAAGTATTGGTCACGAGCGAAGCATTAGTTGGTTGGATACCTGAAGAAATCGAAGCAGTTTGTTTGGATCGGGATCAAGCGATGATCTCACGAGAAAGCATTCTTTCACCAATATGTGAAGTGACAGGAGAAAATTTGGCGTATGTAATCTATACTTCGGGATCAACGGGGAATCCGAAGGGAGTGATGGTAGAGCATCACAATGTGATTCGTTTATTTAAATCAACGGAATGTTGGTATCAGTTTGATGAAAAAGATACTTGGACGCTTTTCCATTCTTATGCGTTTGACTTCTCAGTTTGGGAAATTTGGGGAGCATTGCTCTATGGAGGAAGATTGGTTGTTGTTCCTTACTGGATTAGTCGATCGCCTAAGGATTTCTATCAACTGTTAGTAAAGGAAAAGGTTACGGTTCTTAATCAGACACCATCCGCATTTCGACAATTGATACAAGTGTGTGAACAAGAAGATGAGAATAAAAACCTGCATCTGCGCTATGTCATATTTGGTGGGGAAGCACTTGATCCTACTAGCTTGCTACCGTGGTTTCAAAGGTATGGAGAGCAGAACACGCAGCTAATTAATATGTATGGAATCACAGAAACCACCGTTCATGTTACGTATTATCCAATTACTCAGGATGATGTAAAGCATTCTTCAAGAAGTAATATCGGAAAGCGGATTCC
- a CDS encoding amino acid permease C-terminal domain-containing protein produces VIILRKTHPKLQRGFMVPLVPILPIISIVCCLFLMLNLPLTTWVYFGVWLAIGVVVYFVYSKKHSHLTKEESS; encoded by the coding sequence AGTTATCATCCTTCGTAAAACACATCCGAAATTACAGCGTGGATTTATGGTACCACTTGTACCAATTTTGCCGATCATTTCAATTGTTTGCTGTTTATTCTTAATGCTAAATTTACCGTTAACAACATGGGTGTACTTTGGTGTTTGGTTAGCAATTGGAGTAGTTGTATACTTTGTTTATTCGAAAAAACATAGTCACCTAACAAAAGAAGAAAGCTCATAG
- a CDS encoding DinB family protein, with the protein MNCESVLHQIEVAVKTVIEIIGNLEEDDLQKRPTPNKHSIGELLEHMAVICEADWRISKEATQEEMENFYSGVAYKTLDSIKDGFLTNFESLKNKYMNLSEAELLSQTTSYWDLTYTRYEWLLEILAHVYHHRGQLHAMLVHCYDKDPKILMFE; encoded by the coding sequence ATGAATTGTGAAAGTGTATTACACCAAATTGAAGTAGCTGTAAAAACAGTAATTGAAATAATAGGCAATTTAGAGGAAGACGATTTACAAAAAAGACCAACACCTAATAAGCATTCTATCGGGGAACTATTAGAACATATGGCAGTGATTTGTGAAGCTGATTGGCGTATTTCAAAAGAAGCAACGCAAGAAGAAATGGAAAATTTTTATTCAGGAGTAGCATATAAAACCTTAGACTCAATAAAAGATGGTTTCCTTACCAATTTTGAATCATTAAAAAATAAATATATGAATTTATCCGAGGCAGAACTCCTATCTCAAACTACTTCATATTGGGATTTGACTTATACAAGATATGAATGGCTGTTAGAGATATTAGCACACGTTTATCATCATCGGGGACAATTACACGCTATGCTTGTTCACTGTTACGATAAAGACCCTAAAATCTTAATGTTTGAATGA
- a CDS encoding GNAT family N-acetyltransferase: protein MIRLIEETDAEPFLELCRKIDEETEFMLFKEGERTTTIEQQKSAIKRMSQSSNSAIFVAEIEDELVGYLMAIGGQPKRIRHSVYIVVGVTHENSGKGIGTKLFKELENWAKTFGVIRLELTVRVNNTSAISLYEKLGYEIEGIKRGSCVVDGDLVDSYYMSKILNV, encoded by the coding sequence ATGATTCGGTTAATCGAGGAAACAGATGCAGAACCTTTTTTAGAATTATGTAGAAAGATTGATGAAGAAACGGAATTTATGTTATTTAAGGAAGGGGAGAGAACTACTACAATTGAACAACAAAAAAGTGCTATCAAAAGAATGTCTCAATCTTCTAATTCAGCTATTTTTGTTGCTGAGATTGAAGATGAATTAGTAGGATACTTGATGGCAATTGGTGGTCAACCTAAAAGAATTAGGCATAGTGTTTATATTGTTGTTGGTGTAACTCATGAAAATAGTGGAAAAGGAATTGGAACTAAGTTATTTAAAGAACTTGAAAATTGGGCAAAGACTTTTGGTGTAATCAGATTAGAGTTGACTGTAAGAGTAAATAATACATCAGCCATTTCTTTATATGAGAAATTAGGTTATGAGATTGAGGGCATAAAAAGAGGTTCTTGTGTTGTTGATGGAGATTTAGTTGATAGTTATTATATGTCTAAGATTTTAAATGTATAG
- a CDS encoding GNAT family N-acetyltransferase, translating to MIKIVGQKIVLKEATYRDFDELYYWKYEEKEQEAKKWNGPYIPERKITKEDFMESWENDYWIFPNVPNTLIIFVKDKLIGTVGCYWVDKNTNWLETGIVIYDKNYWNGGYGAEAYKLWIDFLFRSTELHRLGMSTWSGNIRMMKVAEKMGMKEEARIRQARMVDSKYFDAIKMGILRKEWEQA from the coding sequence ATGATTAAAATTGTTGGACAAAAAATTGTATTGAAAGAAGCAACTTATCGAGATTTTGATGAATTATATTATTGGAAATATGAAGAAAAAGAACAAGAAGCAAAGAAATGGAATGGTCCATATATACCTGAACGTAAAATAACAAAAGAAGATTTTATGGAAAGTTGGGAGAATGATTATTGGATTTTTCCGAATGTACCTAATACATTAATTATTTTTGTTAAAGATAAATTAATTGGGACAGTAGGTTGTTATTGGGTAGATAAAAATACTAATTGGTTAGAAACCGGTATTGTTATTTATGATAAAAATTACTGGAACGGTGGATATGGTGCGGAGGCTTATAAACTTTGGATTGATTTTCTATTTAGATCTACTGAGTTGCATCGATTAGGAATGTCAACTTGGTCAGGAAATATAAGAATGATGAAAGTTGCAGAAAAAATGGGGATGAAAGAAGAAGCAAGGATAAGACAAGCAAGAATGGTAGATAGTAAATATTTTGATGCAATTAAAATGGGGATTTTAAGAAAAGAGTGGGAACAAGCTTAA
- a CDS encoding AbrB/MazE/SpoVT family DNA-binding domain-containing protein, whose amino-acid sequence MDGLGRIVIPMELRRTLDIEEKDPMEIFVEGDQIILQKYKPQQACVITGDISERNVSLGNGKIVLSPEGAELLIKELQQYLVK is encoded by the coding sequence TTGGATGGATTAGGGCGTATTGTCATTCCAATGGAACTTAGACGAACTTTGGACATTGAAGAAAAAGATCCAATGGAAATATTTGTGGAAGGTGATCAAATCATTTTGCAGAAATATAAACCTCAACAAGCTTGTGTGATAACAGGCGACATTTCAGAAAGGAATGTTTCATTAGGAAATGGAAAGATTGTTCTGAGTCCAGAAGGTGCGGAACTTCTAATAAAGGAATTACAGCAATATCTTGTGAAATAG